A single window of Streptomyces griseoviridis DNA harbors:
- a CDS encoding dioxygenase family protein: MSAATQERMPALYLSHGAPPLADDPVWPGELAAWSADLPRPKAILMVSAHWEEAPLALGATTAVPLVYDFWGFPEHYYRVTYDAPGAPALAESVRKLLRAPGTPVQDIPDRGLDHGAYVPLVEMFPAADIPVLQVSMPTLDPVRLMEIGRRLAPLRDEGVLIVGSGFFTHNLAALRHQGPGVPGWSAEFDDWGHRMLDAGDVDALLDFPRKSPAGQLAHPRTEHFAPLFVTMGAADATGDLDAQKSVIDGFWLGLAKRSVQFG, translated from the coding sequence ATGTCCGCCGCCACCCAGGAGCGCATGCCCGCCCTCTATCTGAGCCACGGCGCCCCGCCGCTCGCGGACGACCCCGTCTGGCCCGGCGAACTCGCCGCCTGGTCGGCCGACCTGCCGCGGCCCAAGGCCATCCTCATGGTCTCCGCCCACTGGGAGGAGGCCCCGCTCGCCCTCGGCGCCACCACCGCCGTCCCGCTCGTCTACGACTTCTGGGGCTTCCCCGAGCACTACTACCGGGTGACCTACGACGCCCCGGGCGCCCCCGCGCTCGCCGAGTCGGTACGGAAGCTGCTGCGCGCCCCCGGCACCCCGGTCCAGGACATCCCCGACCGCGGCCTCGACCACGGCGCCTACGTGCCGCTCGTCGAGATGTTTCCGGCCGCCGACATCCCGGTGCTCCAGGTCTCCATGCCGACCCTCGACCCCGTCAGGCTCATGGAGATCGGACGCAGGCTCGCACCGCTGCGCGACGAGGGGGTCCTGATCGTCGGCTCCGGCTTCTTCACCCACAACCTGGCCGCGCTGCGCCACCAGGGCCCCGGGGTGCCCGGCTGGTCGGCCGAGTTCGACGACTGGGGGCACCGGATGCTCGACGCCGGCGACGTCGACGCGCTCCTCGACTTCCCGCGCAAGTCGCCCGCGGGACAGCTCGCCCACCCGCGCACCGAGCACTTCGCACCGCTGTTCGTCACCATGGGCGCGGCGGACGCGACCGGCGACCTGGACGCCCAGAAGTCCGTCATCGACGGGTTCTGGCTGGGGCTGGCCAAGCGGTCGGTGCAGTTCGGCTGA
- the tgmC gene encoding ATP-grasp peptide maturase system methyltransferase — protein MASELAIETAAADLRLRLAHRLEEDARLRSPQWRAAVEAVPRHIFLPRFYRENDAPGVTTWEPVTPETAGQDEWLRLVYTDETWMTQFDGHDIDWTDPKPISNATPTSSSTLPSLVVRMLEDLDVHDGMDVLEIGTGTGYSTALMCHRLGSGNVTSIETDEGVARRAREALTESGHGPHLLVGDGRAGHPDGAPYDRLIATCGFRNIPPSWLEQVRPGGVILTTLRGWMRSLGLVKLITAGDSASGWFSEDDPSFMIARQQEAPENLGMVPGPDDGTVRKTTHGPEALTDSGPAFMAQLAAPDARFFSLAVDGGPLSTFVLDSVTDSFAVITAADSGCEVRQGGPRRLWDMIESAIATWEEHGTPSTAAFGVTVSRDRQVVWLGNPSGPQWRLPS, from the coding sequence GTGGCCAGTGAGCTCGCTATCGAGACGGCCGCTGCCGATCTACGGCTTCGGCTCGCTCACCGGCTGGAGGAGGACGCCCGGCTGCGGTCGCCGCAGTGGCGAGCCGCCGTCGAAGCGGTGCCCCGCCACATTTTCCTTCCGCGCTTCTACCGGGAGAACGACGCACCCGGCGTCACCACCTGGGAGCCCGTGACGCCGGAGACCGCCGGCCAGGATGAGTGGCTCCGGCTCGTCTACACCGACGAGACCTGGATGACCCAGTTCGACGGCCACGACATCGACTGGACCGATCCGAAGCCGATCAGCAACGCGACCCCGACCTCGTCATCGACCCTGCCGAGCCTGGTCGTTCGGATGCTGGAAGATCTGGACGTGCACGACGGCATGGACGTGTTGGAGATCGGCACGGGCACCGGCTACTCGACGGCCCTGATGTGCCACCGGCTCGGCAGCGGGAACGTGACGTCGATCGAGACGGACGAGGGCGTGGCGCGGAGGGCCCGCGAGGCCCTCACCGAGTCCGGCCACGGCCCGCACCTGCTGGTGGGGGACGGCCGCGCCGGCCACCCGGACGGAGCGCCGTACGACCGGCTGATCGCCACCTGCGGCTTCCGCAACATCCCACCCTCCTGGCTGGAACAGGTACGGCCGGGCGGCGTCATCCTCACCACCCTGCGCGGCTGGATGCGCTCCCTCGGCCTGGTCAAACTCATCACCGCCGGGGACAGCGCGAGCGGCTGGTTCAGCGAGGACGACCCGAGCTTCATGATCGCGCGCCAACAGGAGGCACCGGAGAACCTGGGCATGGTCCCGGGACCCGACGACGGTACGGTCCGGAAGACCACGCACGGGCCAGAGGCGCTCACCGACTCCGGGCCGGCGTTCATGGCCCAACTCGCCGCACCCGATGCCCGGTTCTTCTCCCTGGCTGTCGACGGCGGCCCGCTCAGCACGTTCGTACTGGACAGCGTCACCGATTCCTTCGCCGTAATCACCGCTGCCGACAGCGGCTGTGAGGTCCGGCAGGGCGGCCCCCGACGTCTCTGGGACATGATCGAGTCGGCCATCGCCACCTGGGAGGAGCACGGCACACCGAGCACCGCCGCGTTCGGAGTGACCGTCTCTCGCGACAGACAGGTCGTCTGGCTCGGAAACCCGAGCGGCCCACAGTGGCGGCTACCCTCCTGA
- a CDS encoding IclR family transcriptional regulator domain-containing protein, whose product MPANPEPEPPAVPAEAVAPLIRGVSVLRALTEAGGALSPSGLERATGLARSTVDRVTATLTRMGHVRMDGRDAVLAPGVMRLGNAYLAALRLPSLLGGHADALADELDESVSLAVPDGDGVRFVHQATRRRAMSLAFRIGDLLPSERTAPGPLFATEWTEREWRSWRDRSTTDARARDYPALPQEELRQRTPEIPYGAETLNATFSRRVKEAAETGWALDDQLIEPGLVAVAVPVRDPRGGRIVCAVSVVSHTSRHSAAELRDTLLPRLRSAVARMERTLRTAGPPQQTAAPSGLATWTGSSKQELGREFVESLARGLTVLTAFGEGRAALTLTDVAKATGLARATARRALITYEHLGLVAPGEDPRTFTLTPRVLSLGYPPLSRTTLPQIATPHLASLSARTNESSSLAILVPGAGALAEIQYTARVATTRVMSVNIAVGTRLPAYATALGRVLLADPPPTPPPPHGPTPATPLPRLTPHGPTPPTLLPRLTPHTVAAPTPVSAPLPPRLTSHGSTAPTAHAAPLPRLTSRTVTDPTALSRLLERARADGFALVEEELEEGLRSIAVPVRDRAGRAVAAVNIALHASRHTLRECETNLLPALRQTATDIERDLRVASRFTRVPLT is encoded by the coding sequence ATGCCCGCGAACCCTGAACCGGAGCCGCCCGCCGTACCGGCGGAGGCGGTCGCGCCCCTGATCCGCGGGGTCTCCGTGCTGCGGGCGCTGACCGAGGCGGGCGGCGCGCTGAGCCCGAGCGGCCTCGAACGGGCGACGGGCCTGGCCCGTTCCACGGTGGACCGGGTCACCGCGACGCTCACCCGGATGGGACACGTACGGATGGACGGCCGCGACGCGGTCCTCGCCCCGGGCGTGATGCGGCTGGGCAACGCGTATCTGGCGGCGCTGCGGCTGCCGTCGCTGCTGGGCGGGCACGCGGACGCCCTCGCCGACGAACTGGACGAGTCGGTGTCCCTGGCGGTGCCCGACGGCGACGGCGTCCGCTTCGTCCACCAGGCGACGCGACGCCGCGCGATGTCCCTCGCCTTCCGCATCGGCGACCTCCTGCCGTCCGAACGCACCGCGCCCGGACCGCTGTTCGCGACCGAGTGGACGGAGCGGGAGTGGCGGAGCTGGCGCGACCGGAGCACGACGGACGCGAGGGCCAGGGACTACCCGGCGCTGCCGCAGGAGGAGTTGAGACAGCGGACACCCGAAATCCCGTACGGCGCTGAGACGTTGAACGCAACGTTTTCCCGCCGGGTGAAGGAGGCGGCGGAGACGGGCTGGGCGCTCGACGACCAGTTGATCGAACCGGGTCTCGTGGCGGTCGCGGTGCCGGTGCGGGACCCGCGCGGCGGCCGGATCGTGTGCGCGGTGAGCGTGGTGAGCCACACCAGCAGACACTCGGCGGCGGAGCTGCGGGACACGCTGCTGCCGAGGCTGCGGTCGGCGGTGGCCCGGATGGAACGGACCCTGCGGACGGCGGGCCCGCCGCAGCAGACGGCGGCGCCGTCCGGGCTCGCGACCTGGACGGGGTCGTCGAAGCAGGAACTGGGCCGGGAGTTCGTGGAGTCGCTGGCCCGCGGACTGACGGTGCTGACGGCGTTCGGGGAGGGCCGGGCTGCGCTCACCCTGACGGACGTGGCGAAGGCGACGGGCCTGGCACGGGCGACGGCCCGGCGCGCGCTGATCACCTACGAGCACCTGGGCCTGGTGGCGCCGGGCGAGGACCCCAGGACGTTCACGCTGACGCCGCGGGTCCTCTCGCTCGGCTATCCGCCGCTGTCCCGCACGACGCTGCCCCAGATCGCGACCCCGCACCTGGCGTCGCTGTCGGCGCGGACGAACGAGTCGTCGTCGCTGGCGATCCTGGTACCGGGCGCGGGCGCCCTGGCCGAGATCCAGTACACGGCGCGGGTGGCGACGACGCGGGTGATGAGCGTGAACATCGCGGTGGGCACCCGCCTGCCGGCGTACGCGACCGCACTGGGCCGCGTCCTCCTGGCGGACCCCCCACCGACACCCCCGCCCCCACACGGGCCGACGCCCGCAACCCCCCTCCCCCGCCTGACCCCACACGGGCCGACGCCCCCAACCCTCCTCCCCCGCCTGACCCCGCACACGGTGGCGGCCCCGACGCCCGTCTCCGCGCCCCTACCGCCCCGCCTGACGTCGCACGGGTCGACGGCCCCGACGGCCCACGCGGCGCCCCTCCCGCGCCTGACCTCGCGGACGGTGACGGACCCGACGGCCCTCTCCCGCCTCCTCGAACGCGCCCGCGCGGATGGATTCGCCCTGGTGGAAGAGGAGTTGGAGGAGGGCCTGCGCTCGATCGCGGTCCCGGTCCGCGACCGCGCGGGCCGAGCGGTGGCGGCGGTGAACATCGCCCTGCACGCGTCCCGCCACACCCTGAGAGAGTGCGAGACGAACCTCCTGCCGGCCCTGCGCCAGACGGCGACGGACATCGAACGCGACCTGAGAGTGGCGAGCCGCTTCACCCGTGTACCACTGACGTGA
- a CDS encoding ATP-binding protein gives MTAARPTATGAPGYTETMPCERESARRARLLVAAVLDAWGIGELAGDGVQVVAELVNNAVRHTRCRVVQVRVTRPAEGVVRIGVADNCRDTPEPGDPDDDSEGGRGLLLVEALSWRWGYDRKRRGKVVWAELKVPGAEAPVAR, from the coding sequence ATGACCGCAGCTCGACCTACTGCGACCGGCGCACCCGGGTACACCGAGACGATGCCGTGTGAGCGGGAATCCGCTCGCCGGGCCCGTCTGCTCGTCGCCGCTGTCCTGGACGCCTGGGGCATAGGTGAGTTGGCCGGGGATGGGGTCCAGGTCGTCGCCGAGCTGGTCAACAACGCGGTCCGTCATACGCGGTGCCGTGTCGTCCAGGTCCGGGTCACGCGGCCGGCCGAGGGTGTGGTGCGCATCGGTGTCGCGGACAACTGCCGGGACACTCCCGAGCCGGGCGACCCCGACGACGACTCGGAGGGAGGGCGCGGCCTGCTCCTGGTCGAGGCCCTCAGCTGGAGATGGGGCTACGACCGAAAGCGCCGGGGCAAGGTCGTGTGGGCCGAGCTGAAAGTGCCGGGCGCGGAAGCGCCGGTCGCACGGTGA
- a CDS encoding DHA2 family efflux MFS transporter permease subunit — MSETAAPARGAADKSGDANRWKALVFIALAQLMVVLDATIVNIALPSAQTDLGISDGNRQWVVTAYALAFGGLLLFGGRLADLWGRKRAFVTGLTGFALASALGGAATSGAMMFGARALQGVFGALLAPAALSLLAVMFTDAKERAKAFGIYGAIAGGGGAVGFILGGVLTEYLDWRWTFFVNIPFAIVAALGAYFVIREPEGSRNRSPLDIPGVVLSTLGLVSLVYGFTRAESDGWSDAFTVSLFVASAVLLLAFVVTEARVKAPLLPLRVVTDRNRGGIYLSLGIAIIAMFGTFLFLTYYLQVVKGFTPIQTGLAFMPMVVGMMVGSTQIGTRLMTRLPARMLMAPGFVVAAVGMLLMTGLEIGSSYASTILPAMLLLGLGMGTAFMPAMSLATLGVEPRDAGVASAMVNTSQQVGGAIGTALLNTIAASATTGYIADHIVGAGSKSQQQLVQLQGMVHGYTAAIWFAVGMLLLAAVIVSVFVNAGRPGAHVVTTGPGAGTGQDDELPIPVIAH; from the coding sequence ATGTCAGAAACAGCCGCCCCGGCCCGCGGCGCCGCCGACAAGAGCGGCGACGCCAACCGCTGGAAAGCGCTCGTCTTCATCGCGCTCGCCCAGCTGATGGTCGTCCTCGACGCCACCATCGTGAACATCGCCCTGCCCTCCGCCCAGACCGACCTGGGCATCTCCGACGGCAACCGGCAGTGGGTCGTCACCGCCTACGCCCTCGCCTTCGGCGGACTGCTGCTGTTCGGCGGGCGGCTGGCCGACCTCTGGGGACGCAAGCGCGCCTTCGTCACCGGACTCACCGGCTTCGCCCTCGCCTCCGCGCTCGGCGGCGCCGCCACCAGCGGCGCCATGATGTTCGGCGCCCGCGCCCTCCAGGGCGTCTTCGGCGCGCTCCTCGCGCCCGCCGCGCTCTCCCTGCTCGCCGTGATGTTCACGGACGCGAAGGAGCGCGCCAAGGCGTTCGGCATCTACGGCGCGATCGCCGGTGGCGGCGGCGCCGTCGGCTTCATCCTCGGCGGTGTCCTCACCGAGTACCTCGACTGGCGCTGGACGTTCTTCGTGAACATCCCGTTCGCGATCGTGGCCGCGCTCGGCGCGTACTTCGTGATCCGGGAGCCCGAGGGCAGCCGCAACCGCTCCCCGCTCGACATCCCCGGCGTCGTCCTGTCCACCCTCGGCCTGGTCTCGCTGGTCTACGGCTTCACCCGCGCCGAGTCCGACGGCTGGAGCGACGCGTTCACCGTCTCGCTGTTCGTCGCGTCGGCCGTGCTGCTGCTGGCGTTCGTCGTCACCGAGGCCCGGGTCAAGGCGCCGCTGCTGCCGCTGCGCGTGGTCACCGACCGCAACCGCGGCGGGATCTACCTCTCGCTCGGCATCGCGATCATCGCGATGTTCGGCACGTTCCTCTTCCTGACCTACTACCTCCAGGTCGTGAAGGGCTTCACCCCGATCCAGACCGGCCTCGCCTTCATGCCGATGGTCGTCGGCATGATGGTCGGCTCCACCCAGATCGGCACCCGGCTGATGACCCGGCTCCCGGCCCGGATGCTGATGGCGCCCGGCTTCGTGGTCGCCGCCGTCGGCATGCTGCTGATGACCGGGCTCGAGATCGGCTCGTCGTACGCCTCGACGATCCTGCCCGCGATGCTGCTGCTCGGCCTCGGCATGGGTACGGCGTTCATGCCGGCCATGTCCCTGGCCACGCTGGGCGTCGAGCCCCGGGACGCCGGTGTCGCCTCCGCGATGGTCAACACCTCGCAGCAGGTGGGCGGCGCGATCGGCACCGCCCTGCTGAACACGATCGCCGCCTCCGCGACGACCGGGTACATCGCGGACCACATCGTGGGCGCCGGCTCCAAGTCCCAGCAGCAGCTCGTGCAGTTGCAGGGCATGGTGCACGGCTACACGGCCGCGATCTGGTTCGCCGTCGGCATGCTGCTGCTGGCCGCGGTCATCGTCTCGGTGTTCGTGAACGCGGGCCGGCCCGGGGCCCATGTGGTCACCACCGGCCCGGGAGCGGGCACCGGCCAGGACGACGAGCTGCCGATACCGGTCATCGCCCACTGA
- the tgmA gene encoding putative ATP-grasp-modified RiPP, with amino-acid sequence MFNHMDRFPTGSPLPQGHLTAVPWGLRRIAPYPPVEDSGHATVELDPATQTARYFDASGAPTMSPGHGTSSGTNPKTGTTGQGDRNSDSPDSDTGNDTDQ; translated from the coding sequence GTGTTCAACCACATGGATCGCTTTCCCACGGGCAGCCCGCTGCCACAGGGACACCTGACCGCCGTCCCATGGGGCCTGCGCCGGATCGCCCCGTACCCGCCCGTCGAGGACTCCGGTCACGCGACGGTGGAGTTGGACCCGGCGACGCAGACCGCCCGGTACTTCGACGCTTCCGGGGCGCCCACCATGTCCCCCGGCCACGGCACGTCTTCCGGTACGAACCCCAAGACCGGCACGACCGGCCAGGGGGACCGCAACAGCGACTCCCCGGACAGCGACACGGGCAACGACACCGACCAGTGA
- a CDS encoding TetR/AcrR family transcriptional regulator, with protein sequence MTATASPVRKVTRPRADAQRNRERIVSAAREMFVEHGPHVPLDEIARRAGVGNATVYRHFPDRDALVREVVCSVMDRTSEAAETALAASGDAFAALERFVHTAGDERISALCPMISSAFDENHPDLEAARRRVEQIVGEIMGRARAAGQLRPDVGVGDVMVAVAQLSRPPAGAACLSVDGFVHRHLQLFLDGLRAPARSVLPGATVTMEDLRQS encoded by the coding sequence GTGACGGCCACCGCAAGTCCCGTGCGCAAGGTGACCCGGCCGCGTGCCGACGCTCAGCGCAACCGGGAGCGGATCGTCTCCGCCGCCCGCGAGATGTTCGTCGAACACGGGCCCCATGTCCCGCTCGACGAGATCGCCCGCCGGGCCGGCGTCGGCAACGCCACGGTGTACCGCCACTTCCCCGACCGTGACGCGCTGGTGCGCGAGGTCGTCTGCTCCGTCATGGACCGGACGTCCGAGGCGGCCGAGACGGCGCTCGCGGCCAGCGGGGACGCCTTCGCGGCGCTGGAGCGCTTCGTGCACACCGCGGGGGACGAGCGGATCAGCGCCCTGTGCCCGATGATCTCCAGCGCCTTCGACGAGAACCACCCCGACCTGGAGGCGGCCCGGCGACGGGTCGAGCAGATCGTCGGGGAGATCATGGGCCGCGCCAGGGCGGCGGGACAGCTCCGTCCCGACGTCGGTGTCGGCGACGTGATGGTCGCCGTCGCGCAGCTCAGCCGGCCCCCGGCCGGTGCGGCCTGCCTCAGCGTCGACGGCTTCGTCCACCGCCATCTGCAACTGTTCCTCGACGGACTGCGGGCCCCGGCCCGCTCCGTCCTGCCGGGGGCGACCGTGACCATGGAGGACCTCCGACAGTCCTGA
- a CDS encoding DUF6087 family protein gives MDDEPLKEWAERRDSKIGRLRALPIVSGDGPKASHLHPDAPRAIERWNGHAWEPYGFVANLAEAKALLHPETNEPTPTPTGPVPKPLGSGTGKHRKTQPPTSDGGGPAQR, from the coding sequence ATGGACGACGAGCCGCTGAAGGAGTGGGCGGAACGCCGCGACTCGAAGATCGGCCGACTTCGCGCCCTACCGATCGTCTCCGGCGATGGCCCCAAGGCATCCCACCTGCACCCGGACGCACCCCGAGCCATCGAGCGCTGGAACGGACACGCATGGGAGCCGTACGGCTTCGTCGCCAACCTGGCGGAGGCCAAGGCCCTCCTGCATCCCGAGACCAATGAGCCGACGCCGACGCCGACCGGGCCGGTGCCGAAGCCGCTCGGCTCCGGCACCGGCAAGCACCGCAAGACCCAGCCACCCACATCGGACGGCGGGGGCCCAGCACAGAGGTGA
- the tgmB gene encoding ATP-grasp ribosomal peptide maturase, whose amino-acid sequence MKNDERPVLIVTNLDDPTADFVIAELHDRGVPVVRFDSGDFPATLSCSATIGGDTDGWRGSVRTPSRHAELGAVRSMYYWRPSGFAFPHLDRQDERFAVAQARYGLGGILTSLPGCLYVNHPNRIGDAEYKPVGLAAAAAAGFTVPPTLITNVPEDARAFLKEHGPAIFKPISVPLYLVDGHAQTVPVTEVCADEIDDSVTGTMHLFQKRVDKVADIRVTVLGEQTFAVRIDSGLLDWRTDYSTHTYTPLAAPPAVARSMRAYLEHFGLVFGAFDFALTDCGEWIFIECNPSGQWAWMEPPTGLPMTAALADLLEGGIRGQ is encoded by the coding sequence GTGAAGAACGACGAGCGTCCGGTCCTGATCGTCACCAACCTCGACGACCCGACCGCGGACTTCGTGATCGCCGAGCTGCACGACCGGGGTGTCCCGGTCGTGCGGTTCGACTCCGGTGACTTCCCGGCCACCCTGTCGTGCTCGGCCACCATCGGCGGTGACACCGACGGCTGGCGGGGAAGCGTGCGGACCCCGAGCCGACATGCCGAATTGGGCGCCGTGCGCTCCATGTACTACTGGCGCCCCTCCGGGTTCGCCTTCCCTCACCTCGACAGGCAGGACGAACGGTTCGCCGTGGCCCAGGCCCGCTACGGGCTCGGCGGCATCCTGACGTCCCTGCCTGGCTGCCTCTACGTCAACCACCCCAACCGCATCGGCGACGCCGAGTACAAGCCCGTCGGTCTCGCGGCAGCGGCGGCTGCTGGCTTCACGGTGCCGCCCACGCTCATCACCAACGTTCCGGAAGACGCACGGGCCTTCCTCAAGGAGCACGGCCCGGCCATCTTCAAGCCGATCTCGGTTCCGCTCTATCTGGTCGACGGCCACGCGCAGACCGTCCCCGTGACGGAGGTGTGCGCCGACGAGATCGACGACTCCGTCACCGGCACCATGCACCTCTTCCAGAAGCGCGTGGACAAGGTCGCCGACATCCGGGTCACGGTGCTCGGCGAGCAGACCTTCGCGGTGCGAATCGACTCCGGTCTGCTCGACTGGCGGACGGACTACAGCACCCACACGTACACGCCGCTCGCGGCCCCGCCCGCGGTGGCACGGTCGATGCGTGCCTATCTCGAGCACTTCGGGCTCGTCTTCGGAGCGTTCGACTTCGCTCTGACCGACTGTGGCGAGTGGATCTTCATCGAGTGCAATCCTTCTGGCCAGTGGGCGTGGATGGAGCCGCCCACCGGTCTGCCCATGACCGCCGCCCTCGCCGATCTCCTGGAAGGAGGCATCCGTGGCCAGTGA
- a CDS encoding MarR family winged helix-turn-helix transcriptional regulator, which yields MNTASENPRWLTDEEQRVWRAYLHASTLLEDHLDRQLQRDAGMPHVYYGLIVALAEAPQRRLRMTELAMKAKITRSRLSHAIARLEKNGWVRREDCPSDKRGQFAVLTDEGLKVLEQTAPGHVSAVRQAVFERLTPEQQKSLGEIMQIVAEGLQPNEAGADLPWLR from the coding sequence ATGAACACGGCATCCGAGAACCCCCGCTGGCTGACCGACGAGGAACAGCGAGTCTGGCGCGCCTACCTGCACGCCAGCACCCTTCTCGAGGACCACCTCGACCGGCAGCTCCAGCGGGACGCCGGTATGCCGCACGTCTACTACGGGCTGATCGTCGCGCTCGCCGAGGCCCCGCAGCGCCGGCTGCGGATGACCGAACTGGCGATGAAGGCGAAGATCACCCGCTCCCGCCTCTCGCACGCCATCGCCCGCCTGGAGAAGAACGGCTGGGTGCGCCGCGAGGACTGTCCGTCCGACAAGCGCGGCCAGTTCGCGGTCCTCACCGACGAGGGCCTGAAGGTTCTGGAGCAGACCGCTCCCGGGCACGTCAGCGCCGTCCGGCAGGCGGTGTTCGAACGTCTGACGCCGGAACAGCAGAAGTCCCTCGGCGAGATCATGCAGATCGTCGCCGAGGGACTCCAGCCGAACGAGGCGGGCGCGGACCTGCCCTGGCTGCGGTAG
- a CDS encoding M6 family metalloprotease domain-containing protein produces the protein MQQPTRRRIRPRRVAALASVTALTLTVSTSAGTGHLTRGNSGSGAGPIAMARGTALDPCMINGGHAVQMSEGVPTTGGYSRSTGTVRALTLMVDFSDAPGQGDALDRFREFFPQTQEWFRTASYGRLDYRPEAPVARWLRMPRSFKEYGIERGAPFDPAYRDLVQDIVSAADPQVDFRSYDFLNVLVTPNAGPSALDTVLSVTFAGNPDAPVADGVPIANASFVYSRQDDGSGSYARTGYRVLPHENGHVFGLPDLYTQEGGGAVGHWDIMSEDWGADNDLLGWHKWKLGWLDPSQVRCASGRGRSEFTLTPLARKGGPKLLFVPLGRGSGYAVEVRTREGNDEAVCRPGALIYKVDAGVDTGMGPVKVLDSHPDSGGCTRSPNVHAELSDAPFTRGEVFKDPGRGIRITVTGTDPQGAYRIAVTRG, from the coding sequence ATGCAGCAGCCGACCAGACGTCGGATACGCCCGCGTCGCGTGGCCGCCCTCGCCTCCGTGACCGCCCTGACCCTCACGGTCAGCACCTCGGCCGGTACCGGACACCTCACGAGGGGGAACTCGGGCTCGGGCGCCGGCCCGATAGCCATGGCCCGCGGCACCGCGCTCGACCCCTGCATGATCAACGGAGGGCACGCCGTCCAGATGTCCGAGGGCGTCCCGACCACCGGCGGCTACTCCCGCTCCACCGGCACCGTCCGCGCCCTGACCCTGATGGTCGACTTCTCCGACGCCCCCGGCCAGGGCGACGCGCTCGACCGGTTCAGGGAGTTCTTCCCGCAGACCCAGGAGTGGTTCCGCACCGCGTCCTACGGCCGCCTCGACTACCGCCCCGAAGCCCCCGTCGCGCGCTGGCTGCGGATGCCGAGGTCGTTCAAGGAGTACGGGATAGAGCGCGGCGCCCCCTTCGACCCCGCCTACCGCGACCTCGTCCAGGACATCGTGTCCGCCGCCGACCCTCAGGTCGACTTCCGCTCGTACGACTTCCTGAACGTGCTGGTCACCCCCAACGCCGGCCCCTCCGCCCTCGACACGGTCCTGTCGGTGACGTTCGCGGGCAACCCGGACGCCCCGGTCGCCGACGGCGTCCCGATCGCCAACGCGTCGTTCGTCTACTCCCGCCAGGACGACGGCTCGGGCTCCTACGCCCGCACCGGCTACCGGGTGCTGCCGCACGAGAACGGCCATGTCTTCGGCCTGCCCGACCTGTACACCCAGGAGGGCGGGGGCGCGGTCGGCCACTGGGACATCATGAGCGAGGACTGGGGCGCCGACAACGACCTGCTCGGCTGGCACAAGTGGAAGCTGGGCTGGCTCGACCCGTCCCAGGTGAGATGCGCGTCGGGGCGCGGCAGGTCCGAGTTCACGCTGACGCCGCTGGCCCGCAAGGGCGGCCCGAAGCTCCTCTTCGTCCCCCTCGGCCGCGGCTCCGGATACGCCGTCGAAGTGCGCACCCGGGAGGGCAACGACGAGGCCGTCTGCCGCCCTGGGGCGCTGATCTACAAGGTCGACGCGGGCGTCGACACCGGGATGGGCCCGGTGAAGGTGCTCGACTCCCACCCCGACAGCGGCGGCTGCACCCGCAGCCCGAACGTCCACGCGGAACTCTCCGACGCGCCCTTCACCCGGGGCGAGGTCTTCAAGGACCCGGGCCGCGGCATACGGATCACGGTGACGGGGACGGACCCGCAGGGCGCCTACCGGATCGCGGTGACCCGGGGGTGA